In Croceicoccus sp. Ery15, a genomic segment contains:
- the dapF gene encoding diaminopimelate epimerase: MRIPFTKMHGLGNDFVVLDARAEPLPPINGEIAAALADRHTGIGCDQLVLIEPSDMADIRMRIFNSDGGEVEACGNATRAVGLLVGGELTVETLGGLLAVRPDAAGIAVDMGVPRFEWDAIPLAYAMDTLAMPVGWDMLDAPVAVNVGNPHAVFFVDDLAAIPLGEIGPVIEHDPVFPQAVNVNVAQVLSRGAIRLRVWERGAGLTRACGTGACATAVAAMRRGLVDREVTVSLPGGDLVIGWGQDSAEAKGRITMTGPATISYTGAFDWGAYA; encoded by the coding sequence ATGCGCATCCCCTTCACCAAGATGCACGGGCTTGGCAATGATTTCGTCGTGCTCGATGCCCGTGCCGAGCCGCTGCCGCCGATCAATGGCGAAATCGCGGCCGCGCTGGCCGACCGTCATACCGGCATCGGCTGCGACCAGCTTGTGCTGATCGAACCGTCGGACATGGCCGATATCCGCATGCGCATCTTTAATTCCGATGGCGGAGAGGTCGAGGCCTGCGGCAATGCGACCCGTGCGGTCGGCCTGCTGGTTGGCGGGGAACTGACCGTCGAGACATTGGGCGGGCTGCTGGCGGTACGCCCCGATGCAGCGGGCATTGCGGTCGACATGGGCGTGCCGCGTTTCGAATGGGATGCGATCCCGCTGGCCTATGCGATGGACACGCTGGCGATGCCGGTCGGCTGGGACATGCTGGACGCTCCTGTGGCGGTGAATGTCGGCAATCCGCATGCGGTGTTTTTCGTCGACGATCTGGCCGCGATCCCGCTGGGCGAGATCGGACCGGTGATCGAACATGATCCGGTGTTTCCGCAGGCCGTGAACGTCAATGTCGCGCAGGTCCTGTCGCGCGGCGCGATCCGCCTGCGCGTATGGGAACGCGGCGCGGGGCTGACGCGGGCCTGCGGCACGGGCGCCTGCGCCACGGCGGTCGCGGCGATGCGGCGCGGTCTGGTCGATCGCGAGGTGACCGTGTCATTGCCCGGCGGCGATCTGGTGATCGGCTGGGGGCAGGACAGTGCAGAGGCGAAGGGCCGCATCACCATGACCGGCCCCGCGACCATATCCTATACCGGCGCTTTCGATTGGGGGGCTTACGCTTGA
- a CDS encoding MiaB/RimO family radical SAM methylthiotransferase, whose translation MTLGCRLNMAESERIAAILNGSADKTVVVNSCAVTQEAVRQTRRAIRRLRRSHPDARLLVTGCAADIEGEQIAAMPEVDGLVANAAKLEPRAWSAGDAPRHAPQPAARARTRAFVPVQNGCDHSCTFCVIPQGRGASRSLPVDDIVRIVTDHLDQGAPEIVLTGVDVTSWGHDLPGAPALGVLVRALLDACPGLARLRLSSIDGAEIDPLLEDMAAHEPRFMPHLHLSLQSGDDMILKRMKRRHSRADAIRLVERLKNRRPDLAVGADLIAGFPTETDDMHANNLSIISACDIVHGHVFPFSPRPGTPAARMPQVDPVRVKARAAEMRGAVAVQRRQWLDGLIGSTQTVLAERDGTGHAENFAPVRLPAGMAQGETARLRITARDEGLLVGEAA comes from the coding sequence GTGACCCTGGGCTGCCGCCTGAACATGGCGGAGAGCGAGCGCATTGCCGCGATCCTGAATGGCAGCGCCGACAAGACCGTGGTGGTGAACAGCTGCGCCGTCACGCAAGAGGCGGTGCGCCAGACCCGCCGCGCGATCCGCCGCCTGCGCCGCAGCCATCCCGACGCGCGCCTGCTGGTCACCGGATGCGCCGCCGATATCGAGGGTGAGCAGATCGCCGCCATGCCCGAAGTCGACGGGCTGGTCGCCAATGCGGCCAAGCTGGAACCGCGCGCATGGTCGGCAGGCGATGCACCGCGGCACGCACCGCAGCCGGCCGCCCGCGCCCGCACGCGCGCGTTCGTTCCCGTGCAGAACGGCTGCGACCACAGCTGCACCTTTTGCGTGATCCCGCAGGGTCGCGGAGCCAGCCGGTCGCTGCCGGTCGACGACATCGTGCGGATCGTGACCGACCATCTGGATCAGGGCGCGCCCGAGATCGTGCTGACCGGCGTCGATGTCACAAGCTGGGGACACGACCTGCCCGGCGCGCCCGCGCTGGGGGTTTTGGTACGCGCGCTGCTCGATGCCTGTCCCGGCCTTGCGCGTCTGCGCCTGTCCTCCATCGACGGGGCGGAAATCGATCCTCTGCTGGAAGACATGGCCGCGCATGAGCCGCGTTTCATGCCGCATCTTCACCTGTCGCTGCAATCGGGCGACGATATGATCCTGAAACGGATGAAGCGCCGCCACAGCCGCGCCGATGCGATCCGCCTTGTCGAACGGCTGAAAAACCGCCGCCCCGATCTGGCTGTGGGCGCCGATCTGATCGCGGGATTTCCGACCGAAACGGACGATATGCACGCCAATAATCTTTCCATCATCAGCGCCTGCGATATCGTGCATGGCCATGTCTTTCCCTTCAGCCCGCGCCCCGGCACGCCCGCCGCGCGCATGCCGCAAGTCGATCCGGTGCGCGTAAAGGCCCGCGCTGCCGAAATGCGCGGCGCGGTCGCCGTGCAGCGGCGCCAATGGCTGGACGGGCTGATCGGCAGCACACAGACCGTGCTGGCCGAACGCGATGGCACCGGCCATGCCGAGAATTTCGCCCCCGTCCGCCTGCCCGCCGGCATGGCACAGGGCGAAACCGCCCGCCTGCGCATCACCGCGCGCGACGAAGGCCTGCTGGTCGGAGAAGCGGCATGA
- the ftsY gene encoding signal recognition particle-docking protein FtsY: MSESWQTRVFGGFRKTSERLSENLAGIGGQTRLTDAQLDELEDALILSDLGPRAAMRIREKLAERRFDRGADQRAIQEAVAEEIAEILRPVAKPLDVTAFPRPHVVLVIGVNGSGKTTTIAKLAHLFQEEDYSVMLAAGDTFRAAAIGQLKVWADRIGVPVVTGPEGGDPASVVFDGVKAATDKGSDALIVDTAGRLQNKRELMDELAKIRKVLGRLNPEAPHDVVLVLDATNGQNALSQIDVFKEVAGVTGLVMTKLDGTARGGVLVAAAEQYGLPIHAIGVGEGIDDLRPFDPDLVARVIAGVA; this comes from the coding sequence ATGAGCGAGAGCTGGCAGACCCGCGTCTTCGGCGGTTTCCGCAAGACATCCGAACGGCTGAGCGAGAACCTTGCCGGTATCGGCGGGCAGACGCGGCTGACCGATGCGCAGCTGGACGAGCTGGAAGATGCGCTGATCCTGTCGGACCTTGGCCCGCGCGCGGCGATGCGGATCCGCGAGAAACTGGCCGAACGCCGCTTTGACCGCGGTGCCGACCAGCGCGCCATTCAGGAAGCGGTGGCCGAAGAAATTGCCGAAATCCTGCGCCCCGTGGCGAAGCCGCTTGATGTTACCGCCTTTCCCCGCCCGCATGTCGTGCTGGTCATCGGGGTCAACGGCAGCGGCAAGACGACCACCATCGCCAAGCTTGCCCATCTGTTTCAGGAAGAGGATTATTCGGTCATGCTGGCCGCGGGCGACACGTTCCGCGCCGCTGCCATCGGGCAGTTGAAAGTATGGGCCGACCGCATCGGCGTGCCCGTGGTGACCGGGCCCGAAGGCGGCGATCCGGCCAGCGTGGTGTTCGACGGGGTCAAGGCCGCGACCGACAAGGGCAGCGACGCGCTGATCGTGGACACGGCGGGCCGCCTGCAGAACAAGCGCGAGTTGATGGACGAGCTTGCCAAGATCCGGAAGGTTCTGGGCCGCCTCAACCCCGAAGCGCCGCATGATGTGGTGCTGGTGCTGGATGCAACCAACGGGCAGAATGCGCTGTCGCAGATCGATGTGTTCAAGGAAGTGGCGGGCGTGACCGGCCTTGTGATGACCAAGCTGGACGGCACGGCGCGCGGCGGCGTGCTGGTTGCGGCGGCAGAGCAATATGGCCTGCCCATCCACGCCATCGGCGTGGGCGAAGGGATCGACGATCTGCGCCCCTTCGATCCCGATCTGGTCGCCCGCGTAATCGCCGGAGTGGCATGA
- a CDS encoding inner membrane-spanning protein YciB, with protein sequence MMTQQTEAAPAKRKSGWLNLAIDYGPLLIFFLVYRYFSPEEKGNAVGEVLAVVKGTGAFIVAALVALGVSKWKLGHITPMLMLSTALIVFFGGLTIFFQDPVFVQVKPTIIYAIFAVALLVGWRMGKPLLKYLLGAAFEGLSDRGWLMLSRNWGFYFVGLAVLNEVMRAALPFEQWLTAKFWLFMPLSFLFTFMQLPMMMREGLGKEDEVEEETTHPPV encoded by the coding sequence ATGATGACCCAGCAGACCGAAGCAGCGCCCGCCAAGAGGAAATCCGGCTGGCTGAACCTTGCCATCGATTACGGGCCGCTGCTGATCTTCTTCCTCGTCTATCGCTATTTCAGCCCCGAGGAAAAGGGCAATGCCGTGGGCGAGGTGCTGGCCGTGGTGAAAGGCACCGGCGCGTTCATCGTGGCCGCGCTGGTCGCTCTGGGCGTGTCAAAATGGAAGCTGGGGCACATCACCCCGATGCTGATGCTGTCGACCGCGCTGATCGTGTTTTTCGGCGGGCTGACGATCTTTTTTCAGGACCCCGTGTTCGTGCAGGTCAAGCCGACGATCATCTATGCGATCTTCGCGGTCGCGCTGCTGGTCGGCTGGCGCATGGGCAAGCCGCTGCTGAAATATCTGCTGGGCGCCGCGTTCGAGGGCTTGTCGGATCGCGGCTGGCTGATGCTGTCGCGCAATTGGGGATTCTATTTCGTCGGGCTGGCGGTGCTGAACGAAGTAATGCGCGCGGCGCTGCCGTTCGAACAATGGCTGACCGCCAAATTCTGGCTGTTCATGCCGCTGTCGTTCCTGTTCACCTTTATGCAGCTGCCGATGATGATGCGCGAAGGTCTGGGCAAGGAAGACGAGGTCGAGGAAGAAACGACCCACCCGCCCGTCTGA
- a CDS encoding potassium transporter Kup, with protein sequence MASHGGGHALTGKERTSAKLKLAAGAVGIVFGDIGTSPLYAFRETFVGPHPLALDKLHILGVVSLIFWSMTLVVSIQYVTILMRADNKGQGGSLALVALISRHMGKSRFGWLTVLLGVMATSLFYGDSMITPAISVLSAVEGLTVVEARFEQWVIPIALVMLVGLFLLQKRGTAKVGALFAPIMITYFCVLAVLGVTHIVQNPGVLVALNPWYAVQFFMVDKTLAFLALGSVVLAVTGAEALYADMGHFGRGPLRISWFAFVMPALLLNYFGQAAMVTSLSGPDAAEAIRNPFFMMAPEVMRFPLVILAMMATFIASQAVISGAFSITHQAMQLGFIPRLSILHTSETEAGQIYIPAINWALMVAVILLVLTFQNSSNLASAYGIAVTGAMLIDTCLLAALFLAVWRWKWWMAVPVVVLFFIVDGAYFAANATKVPDGGWFPLLIGAVAFTLLTTWAKGRKLMHERMAEVALPIEIFAKSATNSATRVSGTAIFMASSTAGVPSALLHNIKHNKVLHERVVVLTVKIEDYPYVDPAKRHEIHDLGRGFYRLILHYGFMEETDVPKALADIDHCGGMFDMMQTSFFLSRQTLLPSENPGMMIWREKIFAWMLRNAANAMEFFRLPTNRVVELGSQLEI encoded by the coding sequence TTGGCATCGCACGGGGGCGGACATGCGCTTACCGGCAAGGAACGCACCAGCGCCAAGCTGAAGCTGGCGGCGGGCGCGGTCGGCATCGTGTTCGGCGATATCGGCACCAGCCCGCTTTACGCTTTCCGCGAAACATTTGTCGGGCCGCATCCGCTGGCTTTGGACAAGCTGCATATCCTTGGCGTGGTCAGCCTGATCTTCTGGTCGATGACGCTGGTGGTTTCGATCCAGTACGTGACGATCCTGATGCGCGCCGACAACAAGGGGCAGGGCGGCAGCCTTGCGCTGGTCGCGCTGATCTCGCGCCATATGGGCAAGTCGCGATTTGGGTGGCTGACGGTGTTGCTGGGGGTGATGGCGACATCGCTGTTCTATGGCGATTCGATGATAACCCCTGCGATTTCGGTGCTTTCCGCCGTGGAAGGCCTGACCGTGGTGGAAGCGCGTTTCGAACAATGGGTGATCCCCATCGCGCTGGTCATGCTGGTCGGCCTGTTCCTGCTTCAGAAACGCGGCACGGCCAAGGTGGGGGCGCTGTTCGCGCCGATCATGATCACCTATTTCTGCGTGCTGGCAGTGCTGGGCGTAACCCATATCGTGCAGAACCCGGGCGTGCTGGTGGCGCTGAACCCGTGGTATGCGGTGCAGTTCTTCATGGTCGACAAGACGCTGGCGTTTCTGGCGCTCGGCTCGGTCGTTCTGGCCGTCACGGGGGCAGAGGCGCTGTATGCCGATATGGGCCATTTCGGTCGCGGTCCGCTGCGGATCAGCTGGTTCGCCTTCGTGATGCCCGCGCTGCTGCTCAACTATTTCGGGCAGGCGGCGATGGTGACCAGCCTGTCGGGCCCCGACGCGGCAGAGGCGATCCGCAATCCCTTCTTCATGATGGCGCCCGAAGTGATGCGCTTCCCGCTCGTCATCCTTGCCATGATGGCGACCTTCATCGCCAGCCAGGCGGTGATTTCGGGCGCGTTCTCGATCACGCATCAGGCGATGCAACTGGGCTTTATCCCGCGCCTGTCGATCCTGCACACCAGCGAGACCGAGGCAGGGCAGATCTATATCCCCGCGATCAACTGGGCGCTGATGGTGGCGGTGATCCTGCTGGTGCTGACCTTCCAGAACTCGTCCAATCTTGCCAGCGCATACGGCATCGCGGTGACGGGCGCGATGCTGATCGATACCTGCCTGCTGGCGGCGCTGTTCCTGGCCGTGTGGCGGTGGAAATGGTGGATGGCGGTGCCGGTGGTGGTGCTGTTCTTCATCGTCGACGGCGCCTATTTCGCGGCCAATGCGACCAAGGTGCCCGACGGGGGCTGGTTCCCGCTGCTGATCGGCGCGGTGGCGTTCACCCTGCTGACCACATGGGCCAAGGGGCGCAAGCTGATGCACGAACGCATGGCCGAGGTTGCGCTGCCGATCGAGATTTTCGCCAAGTCCGCGACCAATTCGGCCACGCGCGTATCGGGCACGGCGATCTTCATGGCGTCCAGCACGGCGGGCGTGCCATCGGCGTTGTTGCATAATATCAAACACAACAAGGTGCTGCACGAACGCGTGGTCGTGCTGACGGTGAAGATCGAGGATTACCCCTATGTGGATCCGGCCAAGCGGCACGAGATTCACGATCTGGGGCGCGGATTCTATCGCCTGATCCTGCATTACGGTTTCATGGAGGAAACCGACGTGCCCAAGGCATTGGCCGATATCGACCATTGCGGCGGCATGTTCGACATGATGCAGACCAGCTTTTTCCTGTCGCGGCAGACGCTTTTGCCCTCGGAGAATCCGGGCATGATGATCTGGCGCGAGAAGATATTCGCCTGGATGCTGCGCAATGCCGCCAATGCGATGGAATTCTTCCGTCTGCCCACCAATCGCGTGGTCGAACTGGGCAGCCAGCTGGAAATCTGA
- a CDS encoding tetratricopeptide repeat protein, producing the protein MSWFIVVPLAVAVFAALIFVLKLPRPAWELTGSALLLGLAGYAAQGSPSLQGAPKPPRESRESMEAALVEVRQGMQAEFAPGRRYLVTADAMTRNGQFSAAAAILRGAIREHPDDPDAWLALGNALVGHAQGIATPAALYSYDKAAALAPRHPGPPFFAGLALAQTGRYAEARDRWQSLLDRPLADGDTADSEPWRAVLEAQVRQLDALIEAQQGQMPAPAGPMAAPAR; encoded by the coding sequence ATGAGCTGGTTTATCGTCGTCCCGCTGGCGGTCGCGGTGTTCGCCGCGCTGATCTTCGTGCTGAAACTGCCGCGTCCGGCGTGGGAGCTGACGGGGTCGGCCCTGCTGCTCGGCCTTGCGGGCTATGCCGCGCAAGGCAGCCCGTCGCTGCAGGGCGCGCCCAAGCCGCCGCGCGAAAGCCGCGAGAGCATGGAGGCCGCCCTTGTCGAGGTGCGGCAGGGCATGCAGGCCGAATTCGCGCCGGGCCGCCGCTATCTGGTGACGGCCGATGCCATGACGCGCAACGGGCAGTTTTCCGCCGCGGCAGCGATCTTGCGCGGGGCGATCCGCGAACATCCCGACGATCCCGATGCGTGGCTGGCGCTGGGCAATGCGCTGGTCGGCCATGCACAGGGCATCGCTACTCCGGCGGCGCTCTATTCCTATGACAAGGCGGCGGCATTGGCGCCGCGCCATCCCGGCCCGCCGTTTTTCGCCGGGCTGGCACTGGCGCAGACGGGCCGATACGCCGAAGCGCGAGACCGCTGGCAATCGCTGCTCGACCGTCCGCTGGCCGATGGCGATACGGCGGACAGCGAACCGTGGCGCGCCGTGCTGGAGGCGCAGGTGCGGCAACTTGACGCGCTGATCGAAGCGCAGCAGGGCCAGATGCCCGCGCCGGCAGGTCCAATGGCAGCCCCCGCGCGATGA
- a CDS encoding cytochrome c-type biogenesis protein, translating into MLLLVLFTPPGLAQDSLPPAPYAYRQLDDPAQEARAQELMETIRCLTCQSQSIADSDAPMAGDMRSEVRQRIAAGEDPEAIRQWLIDRYGDYISYKPVVTGLTWPLFAAPVVLLLLALFLLRGRFRRNRHSPESGGGE; encoded by the coding sequence ATCCTGCTGCTGGTGTTGTTCACGCCGCCGGGTCTGGCGCAGGATTCGCTGCCGCCCGCGCCCTATGCCTATCGCCAGCTCGACGATCCGGCGCAGGAAGCGCGGGCGCAGGAATTGATGGAAACGATCCGCTGCCTGACCTGTCAGAGCCAGTCGATCGCCGACAGTGACGCGCCCATGGCGGGCGACATGCGCAGCGAAGTGCGCCAGCGCATCGCGGCGGGCGAGGATCCCGAGGCGATCCGCCAATGGCTGATCGATCGCTATGGCGATTACATCAGCTACAAGCCGGTGGTCACGGGGCTGACATGGCCGCTGTTCGCAGCGCCCGTAGTGCTGTTGTTGCTGGCCCTGTTCCTGCTGCGCGGACGGTTCCGCCGCAACAGGCATAGTCCGGAATCGGGAGGCGGCGAATGA
- a CDS encoding DsbE family thiol:disulfide interchange protein — translation MSNTATQGAADKPGIAWLIWLPLAIFVMLGALVAWGLANPASTEVESRMIGRPLPALELPAGTDDLPTVVLAGASSEGPRLLNVWASWCVPCIVEAPVLDALAQQGVAIDGVAIRDKQEDIAAFLARHGNPYRAVARDDVSALQLAIGSSGVPETFVIDAQGIIRYQHIGPIMERDVLQIMAQLRAAEAPL, via the coding sequence ATGAGCAATACGGCAACGCAAGGCGCGGCGGACAAGCCCGGCATCGCATGGCTGATCTGGCTGCCGCTGGCGATTTTCGTGATGCTGGGGGCGCTGGTGGCATGGGGGCTTGCCAATCCCGCTTCGACCGAGGTGGAAAGCCGCATGATCGGCCGCCCCTTGCCCGCGCTGGAGCTGCCCGCGGGAACCGACGATCTGCCGACCGTGGTGCTGGCGGGCGCGAGCAGCGAAGGTCCGCGTCTTTTGAACGTATGGGCCAGCTGGTGCGTGCCCTGTATCGTCGAGGCGCCCGTGCTGGACGCGCTGGCGCAGCAGGGTGTGGCCATCGACGGCGTGGCGATTCGCGACAAGCAGGAGGATATCGCCGCCTTTCTGGCCCGTCACGGCAATCCTTATCGCGCCGTCGCGCGCGACGATGTCAGCGCGCTGCAACTCGCTATCGGTTCGTCGGGCGTGCCCGAAACCTTTGTGATCGATGCGCAGGGTATCATCCGTTACCAGCACATCGGCCCGATAATGGAGCGTGACGTGCTGCAGATCATGGCGCAATTGCGCGCGGCAGAGGCGCCGCTGTGA